A window from Micromonospora terminaliae encodes these proteins:
- a CDS encoding RelA/SpoT family protein, with translation MEGTVHPTGDADGSVTERSGNPPAPLTGPEVKADGGAVVVPFPTDGAADPTPAGGFALSNAPTGRRVRARLARFNAPWQTSQVSEVLEPLIATHRENHPKADARLLQRAFDTAARWHSGQYRKSGDPYITHPLAVATILANLGMDTTTLVAALLHDTIEDTEYTLDQMRADFGGEVALLVDGVTKLDKVKLGDAAKAETIRKMVVAMAKDPRVLVIKLADRLHNMRTLTFLPRPKQEQKAKETLEILAPLAHRLGMNTIKWELEDLAFGTLFPKRFEEINRLIGEHQPQREALLRQVTQKVSTDLKAAKIKAETTGRPKHLYSIYQKMIVRGRDFNDIYDLVGVRILVDTVRDCYAALGVIHANWQPVPGRFKDYIAMPKFNMYQSLHTTVIGPTGKPVEMQIRTYAMHRTAEFGIAAHWKYKEHKGTPVVGPPAHIDEMTWLRQLLDWQREAADPSEFLDALRFDLSSQEVYVFTPKGDVIPLPTGSTPVDFAYAVHTEVGHKCIGARVNGKLVPLESTLSNGDVIEIFTSKSDTAGPTQDWLGFVKSPRARTKIRQYFNKERREEAIEAGKDSIVKAMRKQGMPLQRMLTSDALMAIARDLHLADVASLYAAVGDSQVSAQSVVQKLMAAYGGEEGAAEDIAETAVATRPPRSRQSSADPGVVVRGVSDVWIKLARCCTPVPPDAVFGFVTRSGGVSVHRDDCANAEDLRAQSERVVEVSWKLTSASTFLVAIQVEALDRHKLLADVTRVLSDERVNILSATVTTTRDRVAVSRFSFEMADPKHLGHLLAAVRKVDGVFDAYRVTSGA, from the coding sequence GTGGAGGGCACGGTGCACCCGACAGGCGACGCGGACGGCTCGGTGACCGAGCGGAGCGGCAACCCGCCGGCACCGCTGACCGGGCCGGAGGTGAAGGCGGACGGCGGGGCGGTCGTGGTGCCGTTCCCGACCGACGGCGCGGCGGACCCCACGCCGGCCGGCGGCTTCGCCCTCTCCAACGCGCCGACCGGCCGCCGGGTGCGCGCCCGGCTGGCCCGGTTCAACGCGCCCTGGCAGACCTCGCAGGTCAGCGAGGTGCTGGAGCCGCTGATCGCCACCCACCGCGAGAACCACCCGAAGGCCGACGCCCGGCTGCTCCAGCGTGCCTTCGACACGGCCGCGCGCTGGCACTCGGGTCAGTACCGCAAGTCCGGTGACCCCTACATCACCCACCCGCTCGCCGTGGCGACCATCCTGGCGAACCTGGGCATGGACACCACCACCCTGGTCGCCGCGCTGCTGCACGACACGATCGAGGACACGGAATACACCCTCGACCAGATGCGCGCCGACTTCGGCGGCGAGGTGGCCCTGCTGGTCGACGGCGTCACCAAGCTCGACAAGGTCAAGCTGGGCGACGCGGCCAAGGCGGAGACGATCCGCAAGATGGTCGTGGCCATGGCGAAGGACCCGCGCGTCCTGGTGATCAAGCTGGCCGACCGGCTGCACAACATGCGTACCCTGACCTTCCTGCCCCGCCCCAAGCAGGAGCAGAAGGCCAAGGAGACCCTGGAGATCCTCGCCCCGCTGGCCCACCGCCTCGGTATGAACACGATCAAGTGGGAGCTGGAGGATCTCGCCTTCGGCACCCTGTTCCCGAAGCGGTTCGAGGAGATCAACCGGCTGATCGGGGAGCACCAGCCGCAGCGCGAGGCGCTGCTGCGCCAGGTGACCCAGAAGGTGTCCACCGACCTGAAGGCCGCCAAGATCAAGGCGGAGACGACCGGCCGGCCGAAGCACCTCTACTCGATCTACCAGAAGATGATCGTGCGGGGGCGCGACTTCAACGACATCTACGACCTGGTCGGGGTGCGGATCCTGGTCGACACGGTGCGGGACTGCTACGCGGCGCTGGGCGTCATCCACGCCAACTGGCAGCCGGTGCCGGGCCGGTTCAAGGACTACATCGCCATGCCCAAGTTCAACATGTACCAGTCGTTGCACACGACGGTCATCGGGCCCACCGGCAAGCCGGTGGAGATGCAGATCCGCACCTACGCGATGCACCGCACCGCCGAGTTCGGCATCGCCGCGCACTGGAAGTACAAGGAGCACAAGGGCACCCCGGTGGTCGGCCCGCCGGCGCACATCGACGAGATGACCTGGCTGCGCCAGCTGCTGGACTGGCAGCGCGAGGCGGCCGACCCGAGCGAGTTCCTCGACGCGCTGCGGTTCGACCTGTCCAGCCAGGAGGTGTACGTCTTCACCCCGAAGGGCGACGTCATCCCGCTGCCGACCGGGTCGACGCCGGTGGACTTCGCGTACGCGGTGCACACCGAGGTCGGGCACAAGTGCATCGGCGCCCGGGTCAACGGCAAGCTGGTGCCGCTGGAGTCGACGCTCTCCAACGGCGACGTGATCGAGATCTTCACCTCGAAGTCCGACACGGCCGGCCCCACGCAGGACTGGCTCGGCTTCGTCAAGAGCCCGCGCGCCCGCACCAAGATCCGCCAGTACTTCAACAAGGAGCGGCGGGAGGAGGCGATCGAGGCCGGCAAGGACTCGATCGTCAAGGCGATGCGCAAGCAGGGCATGCCGCTGCAGCGGATGCTCACCTCCGACGCGCTCATGGCGATCGCCCGGGACCTGCACCTGGCCGACGTGGCCTCGCTCTACGCCGCGGTCGGCGACAGCCAGGTCTCCGCCCAGTCGGTGGTGCAGAAGCTGATGGCCGCGTACGGCGGCGAGGAGGGCGCGGCGGAGGACATCGCCGAGACCGCCGTCGCCACCCGGCCGCCGCGCAGCCGGCAGAGCAGCGCCGACCCGGGCGTGGTGGTCCGGGGGGTCAGCGACGTCTGGATCAAGCTGGCCCGCTGCTGCACCCCGGTGCCGCCGGACGCGGTGTTCGGCTTCGTCACCCGCTCCGGCGGGGTGAGCGTGCACCGGGACGACTGCGCCAACGCCGAGGACCTGCGGGCGCAGAGCGAGCGGGTGGTCGAGGTGAGCTGGAAGCTCACCTCCGCCTCGACCTTCCTGGTGGCCATCCAGGTGGAGGCCCTCGACCGGCACAAGCTCCTCGCGGACGTGACCCGGGTGCTCTCCGACGAGCGGGTCAACATCCTCTCCGCGACGGTCACCACCACCCGGGACCGCGTGGCGGTGAGCCGGTTCAGCTTCGAGATGGCCGACCCGAAGCACCTGGGGCACCTGCTGGCCGCGGTCCGCAAGGTCGACGGCGTCTTCGACGCCTACCGGGTCACCTCGGGCGCCTGA
- a CDS encoding adenine phosphoribosyltransferase, whose product MTETHTTGVRGDSGPEVARLVASRVLDVPDFPKPGVMFKDLMPLFADGAAFREVIDGIIAYHGRDSFDAVVGIEARGFVLAAAVAYATGVGVVPVRKAGKLPRATHSASYALEYGEATLEVHQDAFTAGHRVLVLDDVLATGGTAEATLDLVERAGGTVAGFTVLMELGFLKGRERLAPRPVHALLTV is encoded by the coding sequence GTGACGGAGACCCACACCACCGGGGTACGGGGAGACAGCGGCCCGGAGGTCGCCCGCCTGGTCGCCAGCCGGGTGCTGGACGTGCCGGACTTCCCGAAGCCCGGGGTCATGTTCAAGGACCTCATGCCGCTCTTCGCCGACGGCGCCGCCTTCCGCGAGGTGATCGACGGGATCATCGCGTACCACGGGCGGGACTCGTTCGACGCGGTGGTCGGCATCGAGGCGCGCGGGTTCGTGCTGGCCGCGGCCGTCGCGTACGCGACCGGGGTCGGCGTGGTGCCGGTGCGCAAGGCCGGCAAGCTGCCCCGGGCCACCCACTCGGCCTCCTACGCCCTGGAGTACGGCGAGGCGACCCTGGAGGTGCACCAGGACGCCTTCACGGCCGGCCACCGGGTCCTGGTCCTGGACGACGTGCTCGCCACCGGCGGCACCGCCGAGGCCACCCTGGACCTGGTGGAGCGGGCCGGCGGCACGGTGGCCGGTTTCACCGTCCTCATGGAGCTGGGCTTCCTCAAGGGCCGGGAGCGGCTCGCCCCACGTCCGGTCCATGCCCTGCTGACCGTTTGA